TTTGAGAATTGGTTGGTAACTATCAGAGAACTATTTGAGGATCCAAATTCACAACTTCGTGATTTAACTGCAACAAATACTTCAACAATAAAACCCGATGAAATATTTGTTTTTACTCCTCATGGAGATTTAGTCAAACTTAAAAATGGATCAACTGCGTTAGATATGGCCTTTAGTTTACATTCTGATCTAGGAGCTCGATGTTCAGGAGCTAAAGTAAATGGCAAAATAGTTAGTTTGAAACATCTTTTAGCAAATGGAGATCAGGTTAGCCTGTTAACTAGTAAAAAACAAAAACCAAAAATAGATTGGTTGAGTTTTGTAAAAACAAATAAAGCAAAAAATAAAATAAAACGAATGCTTAAGGAGGATGAGCATTTGGAAGCTGAAAGAGGCAAAGAAATAATTAAAAGAAAATTCAGAAATTGGAAATTACCGTTTAATGATTCAACTATTAATTTCCTAATTAATCATTATAAGTTTAACAATGCTTTGGAGCTATACTCAAAAGTTGCAAATGAGGAGTTGGATGCATTAAAACTTAAAGAATTAATTAAATCCCAAAAAGAAAAGGAAAAGAAATTAAGTGAACCATTAATTAAACCAAAATCATCTAAACAAATTGATGATCAAGATCTTAAGAAAAGTATCAGTATTGAAGGTGCTATCATAAAAGATCTTATTTTTAGCTATGCAAAATGTTGTTCGCCCATACTAGGTGATTTAATTTCAGGCTTTATAACTATTCATAAAGGTATTAGCATTCACAAGCAAAAATGCCCAAATGCATTACATATGCATAAGAATTTAGCCTATAGACAAGTAAACGTATATTGGATAAAAGCGCAAAGTGAGTTGAATTTTGAAGTGATACTGAAAATAACTGGTAAAGATGATATGGCCATGATTAGCAAAATAACTGATGTGGTTTCAAAAGAATTTAATATTCATATTAATGCTTTCAATGTGCATACGCATAAAATTAAGTTCGAAGGAATACTCTTGCTAAATGTAAGTGATACCAGTCAGCTGAACAGTTTGTTAGGCCGTATCAAAGCTATCAAAGGAATTGAAAAAGCTGTTCGAATTAATTCACTTGATTAGATTAATTTCTTGACTTTCATTCCCTACTTTTGACAGATGACTCTCAATCATCCTGGAGAACTGGCAGCCCTATTTACCGCTTTTTGCTGGACCATTACAGCTCTTGCTTTTGAAAAAGCCACAAAAAAAGTCGGTACCATAGCTGTTAATATCACTCGTTTAGCATTAGCCATTGTTTTTCTTTCAATATTAAATTTTGCTCTTCGAGGACTGATTTTACCAACTGATGCCAGTCTGCATCAATGGCTTTGGCTTAGCGCTTCAGGGATAATAGGTTTTGTTCTGGGAGACTATTTTCTTTTTAAATCATATCCAATAATTGGATCTCGAATTGCCATGTTAATGATGACTCTTGTTCCTCCCATGACAGCCATTATCGGTTGGATTGTATTAGGAGAACATATGATCTTAAGACACGTTTTTGGGATGATTTTGGTCATGTTTGGAATTGGGTTAGCTGTTTTAAGCAAAAAAAATAGCAATTTCAAACTGAGTTTTAATCAGCCTGTGAAGGGATTGATATTTGCCTTTTTAGGAGCAATTGGTCAAGCAGTTGGACTAGTGCTAAGTAAACTGGGGATGCAGGATTATGATCCTTTTGCTGCTACACAAATAAGAATAATAGCTGGCCTGATTGGTTTCATTATTATCGTTAGTGTTTTGAAAAGATGGCAACCAATTTACAAATCGCTTAAAAACAAAAAAGTAATGTCAAACATAACAATAGGTTCTATTTTCGGACCCTTTCTAGGTGTTTCATTTTCACTGGTTGCTGTAAGTTACACCAGTACCGGCATTGCATCAACACTCATGGCTATAGTTCCCGTTCTTATTATTCCTGCGGTGGTACTGCTTTATAAACAAAAAGTGTCGTTAAAAGAAATTATAGGAGCGGTGCTGAGCGTAGTAGGAGTAGTGATTTTCTTTATCTAGAACTTATAAGACAAACCAATTGATGCATTTAAAGCACCTAAATTATTTGGGACTTTAATAGTTTCTCGATATGTAAACTCCAATTGGGTAAAATGATAATCAATCAAAAAACTTAACCACAACTCTTCTTCAAGCATATACTTTAGTCCAATGGCTGCATTGTACTGCAGTCCTTCAGCATATGAAAAATTCCGTGTATACGTTTTTAAGTCTGCATTTACATCCAACACTCTCAATTCAATTTTAGGGGAATTGGTGTGTACTTGTCCTATTTGAACACGACTTTCCATAACCAGTTTTTCAGAGAGAAAAACATTATAAACTGGTCCAAACATCATAAAACCAAATACCCAAGGACTTGCATCAACATATACAATTGAATCTATTCCCGGTTCAAATGCTTTTGCATGAATTTTATCCTTATTTACGTTATAATAGGATCGCATTCCACTAACTGCCACACCAAAATTTGGTGTAAAATACCAACTTAAATCCACACTTCCGTGATAGCCAATATTGGCAAAACCACCCGCTTTGTCGTCTGTAGTCCATACAGTTGAACTTAAATCCTGTAAAGGGATTGAAGCACCTCCCATGACGCGAAAATATACACCTTTCTGGCTAAAACCCAAGATAGGCAGCAGAATGCAAAGAAAAATTATGCTTAATTGTTTCATGATATAAAGTGTGTACTTCTATGCAAATATAATGTCAAAAAAATGTTTCAAGACCTAATTATCAATAATATGATTTGAATTTGAAAATACAAATTATATTTCCATTCATTATTAATAGTATAAATTCGAAGTATCAAAAAACAAAATTAAACAAATGAAAAAGTTATTATTGATTCCATTGGCACTTAGTGTATTAATCTCTTGTCAAAACAATAAGCAAGAAATGCAGCGTCTTGTAGAGGTAAATGATAGTCTGACTATTGTCACATCCATGCAGGATCGTATTGTTATCGATTATGTAGAAGCGTTCAACGAAATACAGAACAACTTAAACGAGATAAAAAAAGCTGAGAATATTATTACGCTGAATACGAACGATCTGAATAATGAACTATCTCCCGGAGATGAGGAAAGAATAATAGAAGACATCAAACTGATTAATGATTTGATGGATGAGAATAAAAGAAAAATAAGCAATCTTGAACAGAAGTTGAAGGCTAGTGGTGGCAACAATAATGAATTACAGAAAATGATTACTTATTTGCAGGATCAAATGCTTGCTAAGGATTTGGAATTGGCAAAACTGAACGACAAATTGGATGCGCTAAATATTGAAGTTAAAAATCTATCTGCAACACTAGATACAGTGAAAACAGAATCTTCAAAAAAATCTAAAATCATTGAAGAACAAATCATCGAAATTAATACGGCCTATTATGTTTACGGAACAGAAAAGGAGCTAAGAGAACAAAATATTCTGACAAAAGCTGGCGGTTTTATTGGTATAGGTAAAAGCACTACACTTAAGCAAGATTTTGATGTGAATTATTTCACTAAAGTCGATATCAGAGAATTGAATGAAAT
This DNA window, taken from Bacteroidota bacterium, encodes the following:
- a CDS encoding bifunctional (p)ppGpp synthetase/guanosine-3',5'-bis(diphosphate) 3'-pyrophosphohydrolase, coding for MYRFLNFSTEKNTFSSSYRSIISALGNNINRAEQSKIKEAFRILISISEKNTNNTHIQESIDKAKIAINELYLGYSSIISILLYDSYKLKLISKIELKDKFAPQIINILEDLVLLETIDTKNSQKQAENFIQLLLTSVSDVRAILIKLVDRVYKIRRLNEYAEPEKIKIAKECYYLYVQIAHRLGLYKLKNEIEDIAFSYIYPDEYASINELLKNTSSEYNEFISTFLEPIHKELLSQKIDYEITWRTKTAHSIWMKMKKQNVEFDQIFDIFAIRIILKSVLKDEKAACWQTYSIITNIYEPNAKRLRDWISLPKENAYESLHITVKSPSNKWVEIQIRTQRMNEQAEKGLAAHWKYKGGKTAQWFENWLVTIRELFEDPNSQLRDLTATNTSTIKPDEIFVFTPHGDLVKLKNGSTALDMAFSLHSDLGARCSGAKVNGKIVSLKHLLANGDQVSLLTSKKQKPKIDWLSFVKTNKAKNKIKRMLKEDEHLEAERGKEIIKRKFRNWKLPFNDSTINFLINHYKFNNALELYSKVANEELDALKLKELIKSQKEKEKKLSEPLIKPKSSKQIDDQDLKKSISIEGAIIKDLIFSYAKCCSPILGDLISGFITIHKGISIHKQKCPNALHMHKNLAYRQVNVYWIKAQSELNFEVILKITGKDDMAMISKITDVVSKEFNIHINAFNVHTHKIKFEGILLLNVSDTSQLNSLLGRIKAIKGIEKAVRINSLD
- a CDS encoding DMT family transporter, with the protein product MTLNHPGELAALFTAFCWTITALAFEKATKKVGTIAVNITRLALAIVFLSILNFALRGLILPTDASLHQWLWLSASGIIGFVLGDYFLFKSYPIIGSRIAMLMMTLVPPMTAIIGWIVLGEHMILRHVFGMILVMFGIGLAVLSKKNSNFKLSFNQPVKGLIFAFLGAIGQAVGLVLSKLGMQDYDPFAATQIRIIAGLIGFIIIVSVLKRWQPIYKSLKNKKVMSNITIGSIFGPFLGVSFSLVAVSYTSTGIASTLMAIVPVLIIPAVVLLYKQKVSLKEIIGAVLSVVGVVIFFI